A single genomic interval of Brevibacillus brevis harbors:
- the ablB gene encoding putative beta-lysine N-acetyltransferase: MKTVINVGGAQDAGDLIIDRQNRRVKLHVYEPSQIEQWDRVLKELAEKSEATKVIVYGKKQDITQWQSLGYELEGTIDGFFQGENAQMLTCYLTKERATSGAAKLAEEILTLSLLRAGSTIEKSLPEGYYLREATDADTKELACLYGLVFATYPTPMNDPSYIRKTMQEGTIYYVVEFEGKIACAASAEVSERFGSAEMTDCATHPDHAGKGLLQPLFIALEQRMEEAGIYFLYTLTRAQSAGMNVTAAKMGYAYRGRLINNCTIFSGYEDMNIWVKPLRPTRE; the protein is encoded by the coding sequence ATGAAGACCGTGATAAATGTTGGAGGTGCACAGGACGCTGGCGACCTGATCATTGATCGACAAAATCGCCGGGTAAAGCTGCACGTGTATGAACCATCACAAATCGAGCAGTGGGATCGGGTCTTGAAGGAGCTAGCCGAAAAGTCAGAGGCAACAAAAGTCATTGTGTACGGGAAAAAACAAGATATTACGCAATGGCAATCCCTGGGTTACGAGCTAGAGGGAACCATCGATGGTTTTTTTCAAGGGGAAAACGCACAGATGCTCACCTGCTATCTGACAAAAGAGCGGGCTACCTCTGGGGCAGCAAAACTTGCCGAGGAAATTCTTACGCTGAGCCTGTTACGAGCGGGGAGTACGATAGAGAAATCATTACCTGAGGGATACTACCTGCGTGAAGCAACGGATGCAGACACGAAGGAATTGGCGTGTTTGTATGGACTGGTATTCGCGACGTATCCTACACCGATGAACGATCCGTCCTACATTCGCAAAACCATGCAAGAGGGCACCATCTACTATGTCGTTGAATTTGAAGGCAAGATTGCATGTGCTGCGTCAGCTGAAGTCTCCGAACGATTTGGTTCAGCGGAGATGACAGATTGTGCAACCCATCCAGATCATGCGGGGAAAGGTCTCCTCCAACCGCTGTTTATCGCGCTGGAACAAAGGATGGAGGAGGCGGGGATTTACTTTTTGTACACCTTGACCCGGGCACAATCTGCAGGAATGAATGTGACGGCTGCCAAAATGGGCTATGCATACCGTGGACGGCTGATTAACAATTGTACGATCTTTTCAGGCTATGAAGACATGAATATATGGGTAAAGCCACTTCGCCCGACGAGGGAATAA
- the yjcZ gene encoding sporulation protein YjcZ: MIRSPASCAPPTFITVFILPYSTPPLIVAKQIRPSSANLYKKAFLMHKKTQGGHSVGSYSLVFHTMKVDASCARRRVFFVSCNNNFALILVLFVLLVIVLVVIG, translated from the coding sequence ATGATCAGGTCGCCAGCGTCCTGTGCACCTCCAACATTTATCACGGTCTTCATCCTCCCCTACAGTACTCCTCCTCTCATTGTAGCAAAACAAATAAGACCGTCATCTGCCAATCTGTATAAAAAAGCTTTCCTCATGCACAAAAAAACACAAGGTGGGCATTCTGTTGGGTCATATTCACTCGTTTTTCATACCATGAAAGTAGATGCTTCATGTGCGAGAAGGAGGGTGTTTTTTGTGAGCTGCAATAACAATTTTGCCCTGATCCTTGTCCTTTTTGTCCTTTTGGTCATCGTACTCGTCGTAATCGGATAG